From the genome of Ectobacillus sp. JY-23, one region includes:
- the gerD gene encoding spore germination lipoprotein GerD has translation MKRIPLLLCFLLLTTACAQPKQAESQPDYDQTKKMVVDILKTDSGKKAIEQVLADEKIKQTLVLDEAVVKKTIEDVMMSEKGQQFWEKAFTDPKFVAAFAKSMEKEQTKLMKTLLKDPEYQAGVIDIMKNPEIEKQMMEVMKSKEYRKHVQQVITETTESPLFQAKMIDVISKAIKKAEKGGEESTGSSKPSNGEGSSQNQQEQK, from the coding sequence ATGAAACGGATTCCGTTATTATTGTGCTTTCTTCTTTTAACAACCGCCTGCGCTCAACCAAAGCAAGCGGAGTCACAACCGGATTATGACCAAACGAAAAAAATGGTTGTCGATATCTTAAAGACCGACTCTGGCAAAAAAGCAATTGAACAAGTGCTTGCTGATGAAAAAATTAAACAAACCTTGGTTTTAGATGAGGCTGTTGTTAAAAAGACGATAGAAGATGTAATGATGTCTGAAAAGGGGCAACAATTTTGGGAAAAAGCCTTTACAGACCCCAAGTTTGTTGCTGCATTTGCAAAAAGTATGGAAAAAGAACAAACAAAGCTGATGAAGACTTTATTAAAAGATCCCGAGTATCAAGCTGGGGTTATTGATATCATGAAAAACCCTGAAATAGAAAAACAAATGATGGAAGTCATGAAAAGTAAAGAATATAGAAAACACGTACAGCAGGTTATAACAGAAACAACAGAAAGTCCTTTATTTCAAGCAAAAATGATTGATGTTATTAGCAAAGCTATTAAAAAAGCTGAAAAGGGCGGAGAAGAAAGCACAGGCAGCTCAAAACCCTCTAATGGAGAGGGTAGCTCTCAAAACCAACAAGAACAAAAATAA
- a CDS encoding KinB-signaling pathway activation protein — translation MNSRKWVRLFISTLMLGGISTILIGFILRWEQYASLFQNVDAKEIFSVAFWLLGVGFIFSVISQMGFFAYLTIHRFGLGICRSASLWNGVQLVLILFVIVDFVYLRAVLFANQGVSVGNSLLIGAALLAVAAFVAYIKSKETNKQAFVPALFFMVVVTIIEWTPALRVNDSDWLYLMVIPLLLCNAYQILILHRLVKKES, via the coding sequence GTGAATAGCCGAAAGTGGGTACGTTTGTTTATTTCAACATTGATGCTTGGCGGAATAAGTACCATTTTAATCGGGTTTATTTTAAGATGGGAGCAATACGCAAGTTTATTTCAGAATGTTGATGCAAAAGAAATTTTTTCTGTAGCATTCTGGCTGCTTGGTGTAGGTTTTATTTTTAGTGTTATTAGTCAAATGGGCTTTTTTGCATATTTAACTATTCACAGATTTGGTCTAGGGATATGCCGTTCTGCCTCTCTTTGGAATGGTGTGCAGTTGGTTTTAATTCTGTTTGTTATCGTAGATTTTGTATATTTACGAGCTGTTTTATTTGCTAATCAAGGTGTATCTGTAGGAAACAGCTTACTAATAGGTGCTGCGTTATTAGCAGTAGCGGCCTTTGTGGCCTACATAAAGAGTAAAGAGACAAATAAACAAGCTTTTGTTCCTGCACTCTTTTTTATGGTGGTTGTTACTATTATTGAATGGACACCTGCGCTGCGTGTAAACGACAGCGATTGGTTATACCTAATGGTGATACCACTCTTATTATGTAATGCATATCAAATACTTATTTTACATCGACTCGTAAAGAAAGAGAGCTGA
- the pdaB gene encoding polysaccharide deacetylase family sporulation protein PdaB: MFFFFVTSKGKFKQLLLIVLLSLCTAWFLFLQTYSKEFVFSTATGPKAIYKGDSAKKQIALTFDISWGDEKAIPILDTLKQQDIKNATFFLSAAWAERHPMIVERIIKDGHEIGSMGYNYTDYTSLKPAEVRQDILKAQDVFQKLGLKQMKLLRPPSGSFNKEILKTAESLGYTIVHWSNNSDDWKNEGVKTIVTKVTKDLHAGDIILLHASDSALQTNQALPLLIEHLRAQGYASASVSEMISNTNVKSKES; encoded by the coding sequence ATGTTTTTCTTCTTTGTAACAAGTAAGGGAAAGTTCAAACAACTATTACTCATTGTTCTATTGTCATTATGTACGGCTTGGTTTTTATTTCTTCAAACCTATTCTAAAGAATTCGTATTCTCAACAGCCACAGGTCCGAAAGCCATTTATAAGGGAGACAGTGCAAAAAAACAAATTGCTCTTACTTTTGATATAAGCTGGGGAGATGAAAAAGCCATACCAATATTAGATACTCTGAAACAGCAAGATATAAAGAATGCAACCTTCTTTTTATCTGCAGCATGGGCGGAACGTCATCCCATGATTGTGGAGCGTATTATAAAAGATGGTCATGAAATTGGAAGTATGGGTTATAATTACACGGATTATACATCACTAAAGCCTGCTGAGGTTAGACAGGATATTCTAAAAGCACAGGATGTGTTTCAAAAGCTGGGTCTGAAACAAATGAAGCTATTACGTCCACCGAGCGGCAGTTTTAATAAAGAAATTCTCAAAACCGCTGAGTCTCTCGGATATACAATTGTACACTGGAGTAATAATTCAGATGACTGGAAAAATGAAGGCGTAAAAACTATTGTAACCAAAGTAACAAAAGATTTACACGCGGGAGATATTATCCTCCTTCACGCCTCAGATTCTGCATTACAAACAAATCAAGCATTGCCATTATTAATTGAGCACCTTCGTGCACAAGGATATGCGAGCGCTTCTGTATCTGAGATGATTTCTAACACAAATGTCAAAAGCAAAGAGAGCTGA
- a CDS encoding glycerate kinase translates to MKIIIAPDSYKESLTARDVCHAIEEGFGQVYPDATYIKVPLGDGGEGTASLLTEACGGTFVSCKVHDPLGRVVEAFYGLSPDGSTAFIEMAAASGLHLLSPKERNPLITSTYGTGELILDAINAGVQKIILGLGGSATNDGGVGMAAALGVRFLNRKHSTISLNGGGLDELAYIDTSALDSRLASIKIEAACDVNNPLVGEKGASYIFAPQKGATSTMVEQLERNMRNYAYVLKECVQRDVNVAGAGAAGGMGAGVLAFLGGELVPGIDLVLSVSGIEKHMQEAELLITGEGRIDAQTIHGKTVSGVATLAAQYGVPVVVIAGSADNNHQVVYKHGIDAVFSIVPGAMSLEEALQNAYENVSLTARNVAAVWKIAQQSL, encoded by the coding sequence ATGAAAATTATTATTGCACCGGATTCCTATAAAGAAAGCTTAACAGCTAGGGACGTGTGTCATGCAATTGAAGAAGGGTTTGGACAAGTATACCCAGATGCAACATACATAAAAGTGCCGTTAGGTGATGGAGGTGAAGGAACGGCATCTCTATTAACAGAAGCATGTGGAGGCACCTTTGTCTCTTGTAAGGTACATGACCCATTAGGAAGAGTTGTAGAGGCTTTTTACGGCCTCTCACCAGACGGTAGCACCGCATTTATTGAGATGGCAGCTGCTTCCGGATTACATCTTTTATCACCGAAGGAACGGAACCCGCTTATAACAAGTACATATGGAACAGGAGAGCTCATATTAGATGCTATAAATGCGGGTGTTCAAAAGATTATTTTAGGATTAGGAGGTAGCGCAACAAATGATGGGGGAGTCGGAATGGCTGCTGCATTAGGAGTACGGTTTTTAAATCGAAAGCATAGCACTATTTCTTTAAATGGAGGCGGACTAGATGAGTTGGCTTACATTGATACATCTGCTTTAGATTCTCGACTAGCTTCTATTAAAATAGAAGCTGCTTGTGATGTGAATAATCCTTTAGTAGGAGAGAAAGGTGCCTCCTATATATTTGCTCCGCAAAAAGGAGCAACATCTACAATGGTTGAGCAATTAGAAAGAAATATGAGAAATTATGCTTATGTTCTCAAAGAATGTGTACAGCGAGATGTAAATGTCGCAGGGGCAGGTGCTGCAGGGGGAATGGGTGCGGGCGTTCTTGCTTTCCTAGGCGGAGAGCTGGTGCCTGGTATTGACCTCGTTCTATCTGTTTCTGGTATCGAGAAACACATGCAAGAGGCAGAGCTTCTTATTACAGGGGAAGGAAGAATTGATGCACAAACCATTCATGGTAAAACAGTTTCCGGTGTGGCTACATTGGCTGCACAATATGGTGTACCTGTAGTTGTAATTGCTGGCTCGGCCGATAATAATCATCAGGTTGTTTATAAGCATGGCATTGACGCGGTATTTAGTATCGTACCGGGAGCTATGTCTTTAGAAGAAGCATTACAAAATGCATATGAAAACGTGAGTCTAACTGCAAGGAATGTAGCTGCTGTTTGGAAAATAGCACAACAGAGCTTATAA
- the rocF gene encoding arginase yields MKKKISIIGMPMDLGQTRRGVDMGPSAIRYAGVVERIKRIGYEVEDLGDIAINRPKKYEVDENQKLKNLHQVVEACQELAEKVDDVIERGSFPLIFGGDHSMAVGTLAGIAKHNKNIGVIWYDAHGDLNTEETSPSGNIHGMSLAASLGYGHPLLVNLYGAYPKVKKENVVIIGARALDEGEKDFIREEGIKVYSMHEIDRMGMAAVMEEAISYLSHTDGVHLSLDLDGLDPHDAPGVGTPVIGGLSYRESHLAMEMLAEAGIITSAEFVEVNPILDEKNKTAITAVALMGSLLGEKLK; encoded by the coding sequence ATGAAGAAGAAAATTTCAATTATTGGTATGCCAATGGATTTAGGACAAACAAGACGCGGTGTCGATATGGGGCCGAGTGCGATTCGATATGCCGGGGTTGTAGAACGTATTAAAAGAATTGGATATGAGGTTGAAGACCTTGGAGATATTGCTATTAATAGACCAAAGAAATATGAAGTGGACGAAAATCAAAAGTTAAAAAATTTACATCAAGTTGTGGAAGCGTGTCAGGAGCTTGCAGAAAAGGTTGACGATGTTATAGAAAGAGGAAGCTTTCCGCTTATCTTTGGCGGTGATCATAGTATGGCAGTGGGAACACTTGCTGGAATTGCTAAACATAACAAAAATATCGGTGTTATCTGGTACGATGCACATGGGGATTTAAATACAGAAGAGACATCTCCTTCTGGAAATATTCATGGTATGTCATTGGCAGCTAGCTTAGGATACGGTCATCCACTTCTTGTAAATTTATATGGTGCGTATCCTAAAGTGAAAAAAGAAAACGTTGTCATTATTGGTGCCCGTGCTCTTGATGAAGGTGAAAAAGACTTTATTCGTGAAGAAGGCATAAAAGTATATTCTATGCATGAGATTGACCGTATGGGAATGGCGGCAGTCATGGAAGAAGCTATTTCTTATTTATCTCATACAGATGGTGTACATCTTTCATTAGATCTTGATGGTCTTGACCCGCATGATGCACCTGGTGTGGGCACACCAGTTATTGGAGGACTATCCTATCGAGAAAGCCATTTAGCAATGGAAATGCTTGCGGAAGCAGGAATTATCACATCTGCAGAATTTGTGGAAGTCAATCCAATTTTAGATGAAAAGAATAAAACAGCTATAACAGCAGTTGCTTTAATGGGTTCACTGCTTGGCGAAAAACTGAAATAA
- the cdaA gene encoding diadenylate cyclase CdaA encodes MPEDMSVFLNYLSKAVDIALVWFVIYKLIMLIRGTKAVQLLKGIAVIFIVRILSFLFELHTLEWLMDQALTWGFLAIIIIFQPELRRALEQLGRGSLFRGSLQEETEKETIVKSITKATEYMAKRRIGALISIERETGMNDYIETGIYMDSKVSAELLINIFIPNTPLHDGAVIMQGDKIKAAACYLPLSESPFISKELGTRHRAALGISEVTDSLTIIVSEETGQISLTKNSELHRNLKIEQLNEILMKELDTNEKTSSSSLWNWRKKRNG; translated from the coding sequence ATGCCTGAAGATATGTCTGTATTCTTAAACTATCTCAGCAAGGCAGTGGATATAGCCCTTGTATGGTTTGTTATATATAAACTGATTATGCTGATTCGTGGGACGAAGGCAGTTCAATTATTAAAGGGAATCGCCGTTATTTTTATTGTACGTATCCTTAGTTTTTTATTTGAGCTACATACACTAGAGTGGTTAATGGATCAGGCGCTGACGTGGGGATTTTTGGCTATCATTATTATCTTTCAGCCTGAACTGCGCAGGGCGCTAGAGCAATTGGGACGAGGAAGTTTGTTTAGAGGTAGCCTCCAGGAGGAAACCGAAAAAGAGACCATAGTGAAATCTATTACAAAAGCAACGGAGTACATGGCTAAGCGGCGCATCGGCGCGCTTATTTCTATAGAACGTGAGACCGGTATGAATGACTATATTGAAACCGGCATTTATATGGACTCTAAAGTTTCAGCGGAGCTTTTAATCAATATTTTTATCCCAAATACGCCCCTTCATGATGGCGCAGTGATTATGCAAGGTGACAAAATTAAAGCGGCGGCTTGTTATTTACCGCTATCAGAAAGCCCTTTTATTTCGAAAGAACTAGGTACTCGTCACCGAGCGGCACTTGGCATTAGTGAAGTGACTGATAGCTTAACCATTATTGTTTCTGAAGAGACAGGGCAGATTTCTCTGACAAAAAATAGTGAACTGCATCGTAACCTAAAGATAGAGCAACTAAATGAAATTTTAATGAAAGAACTAGATACAAACGAAAAAACCTCTTCTTCATCTCTATGGAATTGGAGGAAAAAGCGCAATGGATAA
- a CDS encoding YbbR-like domain-containing protein codes for MDKLMDNHWFLKGLALLFALMLYTVASLDSESQSSGITGLPVGEVTETLTDVPVTVNYDEEKYVVTGAPKYVTLTLEGQGSVITATKINRQFEVYANLNGYEPGVYEVRLQHEGINDKVKVKITPPKIKVTIAEKVKKQFPVEVSFINSNQMKEGYKADKVVVKPAFVELSGTKEQLDKVAAVKAYIDLKGVNQSINKDVKVVVYDQDGNPLEMPATPATVNVNVPIITPEKKVSIDITKRGTLPEGVTLTNITAEPSQITLYGPKDVLDGIETLNGIFVDLDKITGNTNLEVSVPLPKGVTKASTDKIKIFVQVEKLEKKTFSDIYIRVLGLSESLNVNFIDPKNGKVSVDATANSSDLGKVTSEQIQVSMNTQGLEPGIHDIPIQLNGIDNVKLDIKQKTARVEIVKKG; via the coding sequence ATGGATAAGTTGATGGATAACCATTGGTTTTTAAAGGGACTGGCGCTGCTGTTCGCTTTAATGCTGTATACGGTAGCCAGTCTTGATAGTGAGTCGCAAAGTAGTGGGATTACAGGCCTTCCTGTAGGTGAAGTGACAGAAACTCTAACAGATGTACCTGTGACAGTTAACTATGATGAAGAAAAATATGTGGTAACTGGCGCACCTAAATATGTTACGTTAACATTAGAGGGGCAAGGTAGCGTGATTACTGCGACTAAAATTAATAGGCAGTTTGAAGTATATGCGAACCTAAATGGCTATGAGCCAGGGGTATATGAGGTTAGACTGCAGCATGAAGGCATTAATGATAAAGTCAAAGTAAAGATTACGCCCCCTAAAATTAAAGTAACGATTGCTGAAAAGGTTAAAAAGCAGTTTCCTGTAGAGGTTAGCTTTATTAACAGCAACCAGATGAAAGAAGGCTATAAAGCGGATAAGGTCGTAGTAAAACCAGCTTTTGTAGAGCTATCCGGCACGAAGGAGCAACTGGATAAGGTTGCAGCTGTTAAAGCGTATATTGATTTAAAAGGTGTAAATCAGTCTATTAATAAAGATGTGAAGGTCGTCGTATACGACCAAGATGGTAATCCTTTAGAGATGCCAGCAACACCGGCAACTGTAAATGTAAATGTGCCTATTATTACGCCGGAGAAAAAGGTTTCTATTGATATTACCAAAAGGGGAACTTTGCCAGAGGGTGTTACACTAACCAACATTACAGCAGAACCGAGTCAGATCACGTTGTACGGACCTAAGGATGTATTAGATGGCATTGAAACATTAAATGGTATATTTGTTGATTTAGATAAAATTACAGGCAATACCAACCTAGAAGTATCAGTGCCGCTTCCTAAAGGAGTAACGAAAGCGTCAACTGATAAAATTAAGATTTTTGTGCAAGTGGAGAAACTGGAAAAGAAAACATTTTCTGACATTTATATACGAGTTTTGGGACTATCGGAGAGTTTAAATGTAAACTTTATAGATCCTAAAAACGGTAAAGTTAGCGTTGATGCTACGGCAAATTCATCAGATTTAGGTAAAGTAACCAGTGAACAAATACAGGTATCAATGAATACACAAGGTTTAGAGCCAGGCATACATGATATTCCGATTCAATTAAATGGAATTGATAATGTGAAACTAGATATAAAACAAAAGACCGCAAGAGTGGAAATTGTAAAAAAAGGTTAA
- the glmM gene encoding phosphoglucosamine mutase, translating to MGKYFGTDGVRGVANSELTPELAFKIGRYGGYVLTKNTERPKILIGRDTRVSGHMLEGALVAGLLSIGAEVMRLGVISTPGVAYLTKALGAQAGVMISASHNPVQDNGIKFFGPDGFKLSDEQEYEIEELLDKEIDELPRPVGKDLGQVNDYFEGGQKYLQYLKQTIDEDFSGLHVALDCAHGAASSLAPYLFADLDADISTMGTSPNGVNINDGVGSTHPEALAAFVKEKGADIGLAFDGDADRLIAVDENGDIVDGDQIMYICAKHMSETGKLKHNTVVSTVMSNLGFYKAIEAQGMQSAQTAVGDRYVMEEMKKGGYNLGGEQSGHIIFLDYITTGDGMLSAIQLVNIMKATGKSLSQLAGEMKKFPQLLVNVRVTDKQQALSNERIQQEIQAVEAEMNGNGRVLVRPSGTEPLIRVMAEAPSQELCERYVNRIVAVVKEEVGAE from the coding sequence ATGGGAAAATATTTTGGTACTGACGGTGTCAGAGGTGTCGCAAATAGTGAATTGACACCAGAATTGGCTTTTAAAATAGGAAGATATGGTGGATATGTGTTAACGAAAAACACAGAGAGACCTAAAATTTTAATTGGCCGTGACACGCGTGTATCTGGACATATGTTAGAAGGAGCCTTAGTTGCCGGCTTACTATCCATCGGAGCTGAAGTAATGCGCCTAGGTGTTATTTCAACGCCGGGAGTGGCCTATTTAACAAAAGCCTTGGGAGCACAAGCTGGCGTTATGATTTCAGCTTCTCATAACCCGGTTCAAGATAATGGTATTAAATTCTTTGGACCAGATGGGTTTAAGCTTTCTGACGAGCAAGAATATGAAATTGAAGAGCTGTTAGATAAGGAAATAGATGAATTGCCACGACCTGTGGGTAAAGACCTTGGTCAAGTCAATGATTATTTTGAAGGTGGTCAAAAGTATCTGCAATATTTAAAACAAACAATCGATGAAGACTTCTCTGGACTTCATGTAGCTTTAGATTGTGCGCATGGTGCAGCATCTTCGTTAGCACCGTATTTGTTTGCTGATTTGGATGCAGACATTTCTACAATGGGAACTTCACCAAATGGTGTAAATATTAATGATGGTGTAGGTTCGACGCATCCGGAGGCTTTGGCAGCCTTTGTAAAAGAAAAAGGAGCAGATATTGGTCTTGCTTTTGATGGCGATGCAGATCGTCTGATTGCGGTTGATGAGAACGGTGATATTGTAGACGGTGATCAAATCATGTATATCTGTGCAAAGCACATGAGTGAAACAGGTAAATTAAAGCATAATACAGTTGTATCTACGGTTATGAGCAATCTTGGATTCTATAAAGCGATAGAGGCGCAAGGCATGCAAAGCGCGCAGACTGCAGTAGGGGACCGCTATGTTATGGAAGAGATGAAAAAGGGCGGCTATAACCTAGGTGGTGAGCAATCCGGGCATATTATTTTCTTGGATTATATTACAACAGGAGACGGTATGTTAAGTGCCATTCAGCTTGTGAATATTATGAAGGCGACAGGGAAGTCACTATCACAGCTTGCTGGTGAAATGAAAAAATTCCCGCAGCTTCTTGTAAATGTACGTGTAACAGATAAGCAACAAGCACTTAGCAATGAACGTATTCAACAGGAGATTCAAGCTGTAGAAGCAGAGATGAACGGCAACGGTCGTGTACTTGTTCGTCCATCAGGTACAGAGCCGCTCATTCGTGTTATGGCTGAGGCACCTTCACAAGAGCTGTGCGAACGATATGTAAATCGTATTGTAGCAGTTGTAAAAGAAGAAGTAGGCGCTGAGTAA